One Bacillus sp. FJAT-52991 genomic region harbors:
- the ispF gene encoding 2-C-methyl-D-erythritol 2,4-cyclodiphosphate synthase, whose protein sequence is MFRIGQGFDVHQLTEGRPLIIGGIEIPYEKGLLGHSDADVLLHTIADACLGAIGEGDIGKHFPDTDPAFKDADSAVLLQHVWKLVQEKGYVLGNVDCTIMAQQPKMAPHIEKMRKRIAELLEADVSQVNVKATTTEKLGFVGREEGIASQATVLLVKPTM, encoded by the coding sequence ATGTTTCGTATTGGACAAGGATTTGATGTTCATCAATTAACGGAAGGCCGCCCATTAATTATTGGGGGAATTGAAATCCCGTATGAAAAAGGATTGCTTGGACATTCTGATGCGGATGTTTTATTACACACGATTGCAGATGCTTGTCTTGGAGCGATTGGTGAAGGAGACATCGGCAAGCACTTTCCGGATACTGACCCTGCATTTAAAGATGCGGACTCCGCTGTTTTACTACAGCATGTTTGGAAGCTAGTACAAGAAAAAGGCTATGTTTTAGGAAATGTAGATTGTACCATTATGGCGCAACAGCCGAAAATGGCTCCGCATATTGAAAAGATGCGAAAAAGAATTGCAGAACTTCTAGAAGCGGACGTGTCACAAGTGAATGTAAAGGCAACAACAACAGAGAAGTTAGGGTTTGTTGGCAGAGAAGAAGGAATTGCTTCACAAGCAACCGTTCTTTTAGTCAAGCCTACTATGTAA